In a genomic window of Silurus meridionalis isolate SWU-2019-XX chromosome 27, ASM1480568v1, whole genome shotgun sequence:
- the LOC124380959 gene encoding BOLA class I histocompatibility antigen, alpha chain BL3-7-like isoform X2, which produces MEDWDFLKVLLFFTCSVHLSGAVPHSLQYIYTAIIPTLNCTAVGLVNGEQIVYYDSSTKKMITKTEWVKMIKSVDPQYWKIQTQHMQNQQERFQDNLEEVMQIFGHAKGVHTLLKVYGCEIGENSTFSGHYQYSYDQKDFFHLDLKTGTWTPADEKAEIFIKWWDPKGDNAKYWKDFLETDCVDWLKKYPNNGIQVWQHKVSPKTFLFQKESSPPEVVCDATGFFPKALNISWRKDGEDVHLDVDLRETLPNQDGSFQKRSILKVSAEELQKHTYTCVIEHSSLEKDLVLPVSERRILRGGGSDGGQIGIIVGISVALVVLVVAGIVVWKKKNSGFKPVLPKPSSEGDSSSNNS; this is translated from the exons ATGGAGGACTGGGATTTCTTAAAGGTTCTGCTCTTTTTCACATGTTCTGTTCATCTTTCAGGAGCAG TCCCACACTCCCTGCAGTACATCTACACTGCCATCATACCAACTTTAAACTGCACAGCTGTTGGTCTGGTTAATGGAGAGCAGATTGTGTACTACGACAGCAGCACCAAGAAAATGATCACAAAGACAGAGTGGGTGAAGATGATCAAATCTGTTGATCCACAATACTGGAAAATCCAGACACAGCATATGCAAAATCAACAGGAGCGTTTCCAAGACAATCTAGAGGAAGTGATGCAGATCTTTGGTCACGCTAAAG GTGTTCATACACTACTGAAGGTGTATGGCTGTGAAATTGGTGAAAACAGCACCTTTAGTGGACACTATCAGTACAGTTATGATCAAAAAGATTTCTTCCATCTCGATCTAAAAACCGGAACCTGGACTCCAGCTGATGAGAAAGCTGAGATCTTTATAAAGTGGTGGGATCCGAAAGGAGATAACGCGAAATACTGGAAGGACTTTTTGGAGACTGACTGTGTTGACTGGTTAAAAAAGTACCCGAATAATGGCATACAGGTTTGGCAGCATAAAG TTTCTCCTAAAACGTTTCTGTTCCAAAAAGAATCTTCTCCTCCAGAGGTGGTGTGTGATGCTACAGGTTTCTTTCCCAAAGCACTGAATATCTCCTGGAGGAAGGATGGAGAGGACGTGCATTTGGACGTGGATCTCAGAGAGACGTTACCCAACCAGGATGGAAGCTTCCAGAAGAGGAGCATTCTGAAAGTCTCAGCTGAGGAGCTGCagaaacacacctacacctgtGTGATTGAGCACAGCAGCTTGGAGAAGGATTTAGTGCTGCCTGTGAGCGAGAGACGAATCCTGAGAG GTGGAGGATCAGATGGAGGACAGATTGGGATCATCGTTGGTATCAGCGTGGCTCTCGTTGTTCTTGTTGTTGCTGGAATTGTggtctggaagaagaagaactctG GATTTAAACCTGTTCTACCCAAACCCT cctctgaaggagATTCTTCCTCCAATAACTCctaa
- the LOC124381006 gene encoding class I histocompatibility antigen, F10 alpha chain-like → MHLSEQVSSGTAYGVPVPVEIGLLLAEGGEGEEEDVYRDSRKGEVEESGVPHSLQYIYTAITPTFNCTAVGLVNGEQIVYYDSNTKKMIPKTEWVKKIEVDDPQYWKIQTEHMQNQLELFQDNLQVVIQSFSHAKGVHTLLKMYGCELGENSTSSGHYQYSYDQKDFFHLDLKTGTWTPADEKAEIFIEAWDPEGEKVKYWKDFLETDCVDWLKKYPIDDMQVWGNKVQKPGGGPGEGPGEGSVGGPGGGSVEGRGGGSVGGPGGMQSHVIVAVVMGLFLFIIVV, encoded by the exons ATGCACCTTTCA GAGCAG GTTTCAAG TGGGACTGCTTATGGTGTACCGGTACCGGTGGAAAtcgggctactgttggctgaaggaggagaaggagaggaggaagacgtctacagagacagcaggaaaggagaagtggaggagagtggag TCCCACACTCCCTGCAGTACATCTACACTGCCATCACACCAACTTTTAACTGCACAGCTGTTGGTCTGGTTAATGGAGAGCAGATTGTGTACTACGACAGCAACACCAAGAAAATGATCCCAAAGAcagagtgggtgaagaagatcGAAGTTGATGATCCACAGTACTGGAAAATCCAGACAGAGCATATGCAGAATCAACTGGAGTTGTTTCAAGACAATCTACAGGTGGTGATACAGAGCTTTAGTCACGCTAAAG gtgttcaTACACTACTGAAGATGTACGGCTGTGAACTTGGTGAAAACAGCACCTCTAGTGGACACTATCAGTACAGTTATGATCAAAAAGATTTCTTCCATCTCGATCTAAAAACTGGAACCTGGACTCCAGCTGATGAGAAAGCTGAGATCTTTATAGAGGCGTGGGATCCGGAAGGAGAGAAAGTGAAATACTGGAAGGACTTCTTGGAGACTGACTGtgttgattggttaaaaaagtACCCGATTGATGACATGCAGGTTTGGGGGAATAaag TCCAAAAACCAGGTGGAGGACCAGGTGAAGGACCAGGTGAAGGATCAGTTGGAGGACCAGGTGGAGGATCAGTTGAAGGACGAGGTGGAGGATCAGTTGGTGGACCAGGTGGAATGCAGTCTCATGTCATTGTTGCTGTAGTCATGGGTCTATTTCTTTTCATCATTGTTGTGTAA
- the LOC124380959 gene encoding BOLA class I histocompatibility antigen, alpha chain BL3-7-like isoform X3 translates to MEDWDFLKVLLFFTCSVHLSGAVPHSLQYIYTAIIPTLNCTAVGLVNGEQIVYYDSSTKKMITKTEWVKMIKSVDPQYWKIQTQHMQNQQERFQDNLEEVMQIFGHAKGVHTLLKVYGCEIGENSTFSGHYQYSYDQKDFFHLDLKTGTWTPADEKAEIFIKWWDPKGDNAKYWKDFLETDCVDWLKKYPNNGIQVWQHKVSPKTFLFQKESSPPEVVCDATGFFPKALNISWRKDGEDVHLDVDLRETLPNQDGSFQKRSILKVSAEELQKHTYTCVIEHSSLEKDLVLPVSERRILRDGGQIGIIVGISVALVVLVVAGIVVWKKKNSGFKPVLPKPSSEGDSSSNNS, encoded by the exons ATGGAGGACTGGGATTTCTTAAAGGTTCTGCTCTTTTTCACATGTTCTGTTCATCTTTCAGGAGCAG TCCCACACTCCCTGCAGTACATCTACACTGCCATCATACCAACTTTAAACTGCACAGCTGTTGGTCTGGTTAATGGAGAGCAGATTGTGTACTACGACAGCAGCACCAAGAAAATGATCACAAAGACAGAGTGGGTGAAGATGATCAAATCTGTTGATCCACAATACTGGAAAATCCAGACACAGCATATGCAAAATCAACAGGAGCGTTTCCAAGACAATCTAGAGGAAGTGATGCAGATCTTTGGTCACGCTAAAG GTGTTCATACACTACTGAAGGTGTATGGCTGTGAAATTGGTGAAAACAGCACCTTTAGTGGACACTATCAGTACAGTTATGATCAAAAAGATTTCTTCCATCTCGATCTAAAAACCGGAACCTGGACTCCAGCTGATGAGAAAGCTGAGATCTTTATAAAGTGGTGGGATCCGAAAGGAGATAACGCGAAATACTGGAAGGACTTTTTGGAGACTGACTGTGTTGACTGGTTAAAAAAGTACCCGAATAATGGCATACAGGTTTGGCAGCATAAAG TTTCTCCTAAAACGTTTCTGTTCCAAAAAGAATCTTCTCCTCCAGAGGTGGTGTGTGATGCTACAGGTTTCTTTCCCAAAGCACTGAATATCTCCTGGAGGAAGGATGGAGAGGACGTGCATTTGGACGTGGATCTCAGAGAGACGTTACCCAACCAGGATGGAAGCTTCCAGAAGAGGAGCATTCTGAAAGTCTCAGCTGAGGAGCTGCagaaacacacctacacctgtGTGATTGAGCACAGCAGCTTGGAGAAGGATTTAGTGCTGCCTGTGAGCGAGAGACGAATCCTGAGAG ATGGAGGACAGATTGGGATCATCGTTGGTATCAGCGTGGCTCTCGTTGTTCTTGTTGTTGCTGGAATTGTggtctggaagaagaagaactctG GATTTAAACCTGTTCTACCCAAACCCT cctctgaaggagATTCTTCCTCCAATAACTCctaa
- the LOC124380959 gene encoding BOLA class I histocompatibility antigen, alpha chain BL3-7-like isoform X1, which yields MEDWDFLKVLLFFTCSVHLSGAVPHSLQYIYTAIIPTLNCTAVGLVNGEQIVYYDSSTKKMITKTEWVKMIKSVDPQYWKIQTQHMQNQQERFQDNLEEVMQIFGHAKGVHTLLKVYGCEIGENSTFSGHYQYSYDQKDFFHLDLKTGTWTPADEKAEIFIKWWDPKGDNAKYWKDFLETDCVDWLKKYPNNGIQVWQHKVSPKTFLFQKESSPPEVVCDATGFFPKALNISWRKDGEDVHLDVDLRETLPNQDGSFQKRSILKVSAEELQKHTYTCVIEHSSLEKDLVLPVSERRILRDGGSGGGSDGGQIGIIVGISVALVVLVVAGIVVWKKKNSGFKPVLPKPSSEGDSSSNNS from the exons ATGGAGGACTGGGATTTCTTAAAGGTTCTGCTCTTTTTCACATGTTCTGTTCATCTTTCAGGAGCAG TCCCACACTCCCTGCAGTACATCTACACTGCCATCATACCAACTTTAAACTGCACAGCTGTTGGTCTGGTTAATGGAGAGCAGATTGTGTACTACGACAGCAGCACCAAGAAAATGATCACAAAGACAGAGTGGGTGAAGATGATCAAATCTGTTGATCCACAATACTGGAAAATCCAGACACAGCATATGCAAAATCAACAGGAGCGTTTCCAAGACAATCTAGAGGAAGTGATGCAGATCTTTGGTCACGCTAAAG GTGTTCATACACTACTGAAGGTGTATGGCTGTGAAATTGGTGAAAACAGCACCTTTAGTGGACACTATCAGTACAGTTATGATCAAAAAGATTTCTTCCATCTCGATCTAAAAACCGGAACCTGGACTCCAGCTGATGAGAAAGCTGAGATCTTTATAAAGTGGTGGGATCCGAAAGGAGATAACGCGAAATACTGGAAGGACTTTTTGGAGACTGACTGTGTTGACTGGTTAAAAAAGTACCCGAATAATGGCATACAGGTTTGGCAGCATAAAG TTTCTCCTAAAACGTTTCTGTTCCAAAAAGAATCTTCTCCTCCAGAGGTGGTGTGTGATGCTACAGGTTTCTTTCCCAAAGCACTGAATATCTCCTGGAGGAAGGATGGAGAGGACGTGCATTTGGACGTGGATCTCAGAGAGACGTTACCCAACCAGGATGGAAGCTTCCAGAAGAGGAGCATTCTGAAAGTCTCAGCTGAGGAGCTGCagaaacacacctacacctgtGTGATTGAGCACAGCAGCTTGGAGAAGGATTTAGTGCTGCCTGTGAGCGAGAGACGAATCCTGAGAG ATGGAGGATCAGGTGGAGGATCAGATGGAGGACAGATTGGGATCATCGTTGGTATCAGCGTGGCTCTCGTTGTTCTTGTTGTTGCTGGAATTGTggtctggaagaagaagaactctG GATTTAAACCTGTTCTACCCAAACCCT cctctgaaggagATTCTTCCTCCAATAACTCctaa